From a single Acidimicrobiales bacterium genomic region:
- a CDS encoding PaaX family transcriptional regulator C-terminal domain-containing protein, with product MATTSVPIPTRVLVLGMAHEEGTILADELFTVATACGQTAEQVRSCLRRLVSEGLFIRSGTGRSARYDATEEGMAALGSTLERTRLAYVQDAAGRGWDRQWRLVSFAVPEGRRPARDTLRDRLLQLGGAAIQGGLYVSPHPWHKDVRAAAERLGVTAMVSMATTEDLDVGGQRDPRELARTLWAVDELDRSYRAFVERFAAVPDVLKGMRRDRRRLLEKEFLPGALSMAVDFQDCFNRDPLLPPELLPRPWAGREARDLVVTSRRLALAARAAHGRPALFRFFDEAVETIPG from the coding sequence GTGGCTACTACGTCCGTTCCTATCCCGACCAGGGTGCTCGTGCTCGGCATGGCCCACGAGGAAGGCACCATCCTCGCCGACGAGCTGTTCACGGTGGCAACGGCGTGTGGCCAGACGGCCGAGCAGGTTCGCTCGTGCCTGCGGCGGCTGGTGAGCGAGGGCCTCTTCATCCGGAGCGGGACAGGCCGGAGTGCACGCTACGACGCCACCGAGGAGGGGATGGCGGCTCTGGGGTCGACCCTCGAGCGGACCCGACTGGCCTACGTGCAGGATGCCGCCGGGCGAGGCTGGGACCGGCAGTGGCGCCTCGTGAGCTTCGCAGTTCCCGAAGGGAGGCGACCCGCCCGCGACACCCTGCGCGACCGCCTCCTGCAACTGGGTGGGGCGGCCATCCAGGGTGGCCTGTACGTCTCGCCCCATCCCTGGCACAAGGACGTTCGCGCCGCGGCCGAGCGCCTGGGCGTGACGGCGATGGTGTCGATGGCGACGACGGAGGATCTCGACGTCGGCGGCCAGCGAGACCCGAGGGAGCTGGCGCGGACGTTGTGGGCGGTCGACGAGCTGGACCGGAGCTACCGGGCGTTCGTCGAGCGCTTCGCCGCCGTACCCGACGTGCTGAAGGGGATGCGTCGGGACCGCAGACGACTCCTGGAGAAGGAGTTCCTCCCTGGCGCGCTGTCGATGGCCGTGGACTTCCAGGACTGCTTCAACCGCGACCCGCTCCTGCCGCCCGAGCTGCTCCCCCGACCCTGGGCCGGACGAGAAGCTCGCGACCTGGTCGTGACCAGCCGGCGTCTGGCCCTGGCCGCACGAGCGGCGCACGGCCGCCCGGCGTTGTTCAGGTTCTTCG